Below is a window of Gilliamella sp. ESL0405 DNA.
CTCACCATTATTGCCAAATTAGCCTCCAATTTGGCAAATGATGAATTTGCCCAAGATTTACTCAATTGTAATACCCAACTACTTGCCGATAAGATTCGAGGTTTGTATGAATAAAGCGTCAGTGAAAAGCAAAAAGATCGTCGCAATTTGTGCTTGTACAGCCGGTATGGCACATACTTATATTGCTAAAGGGAAGATTGAAAATGAAGCCAAAAAACGTGGCTGGGATTGTAAAGTAGAAACGCAAGGTGCAGCAGGCATTGATAATGCTTTGACGGAACAAGATTTAAAAAGTGCTGATGTGATTTTATTAGCAACGGATATTTCAATTGAAAATGCAGATAGATTAGAGCCATTTAACAATATCATTAAAGTGAGCACCGGCGAAGCGGTGAAAAACACGGTTAACATTTTTGATAATGCCGATAAGATTGCAACTCACGTGGTTAAAGACAGCATTGGCAAAGAGATTTTCAGAGCACTTAATACCGGTATCAGTAAATTTCTGCCGGTTATTATTGCCTCAGGCATACTCTTTTCCATAGTGTTAATGACAGGTGAGGTGACTAACGATACCATATTGCCTCGTAATCAATTCTTTGCCGATCTTCAGCAAGTCGCTTTTTATGGCTTTGCGATGATGGTGCCGGTTTTGGCCGCTTATATGGCTTATTCTATTGGCGGTAATGCTGCGCTCGCACCGGCGTTTATTATGGGGTATGTGGTTAATAATCCTATTGGTGTTAATCAAGTCAGCACTGGTTTTATTGGTGCAATGATTTTTGGTATTTTAATCGGCTATTTTGTTAAGTGGTTTAAAAAGGTTAAAGTTCATCCGGTTATTGCCTCAGTAATGCCTGTTATGATCATTCCAACGGTGACATTATTGGTTATGGCTCCGATCTATATCTATGGCTTATCTTATCCACTTGATTGGTTTGTCAAAGCCATGGTGGAAACACTAAAAGGTATGTCAGAAGTCAACGCCGCATTTTTAGGTATCGGTATTGGCATATTAGCGGCATTAGATATGGGTGGACCTTGTAGTAAAGCCGCCACGGCCTTTACGTTAGCCGCAATGGCAGAAGGGGTATATGGTCCTAATGGCGTATTTCGTATGTGCTGTGCCATTCCGCCATTAGGGTTAGCGTTGTCTTCGTTAATCGTGTCTCGAGCTAAATATACCAAAGAAGAAAAAGAGTTTGGTATCACAGCTTTCTTTCTGTCACTGGCTGGCATTACCGAAGGTGCAATCCCATTTGCCGCCAAAGATCCTAAACGAGTGATTATTGCTATTGTGGTTGGTACAGCCATTGCCGGTATGTTAGGTATGATTAATGGTATCGATTCGCTGGTAGCATTTGGTGGACTAGTTGCTTTAGGTGGCGTAACGAAAGGTGCAGTTTGGTATGTGATCGATATGTTTATTGGCGCTTTTATTATTGCCGCCATTTTACACTTTACCCGAAAAAATGCCGATCAGACTGAAGAGGTCATTGAAGATCAGTAATCAATGATATTACACCGTCAATGCTGACGGTGTAATACTATCTAGTTGAGGCTGCATTATCAGCTCAAATTGACTATCTCGCCACACGATTGGAGATAGTCAACTTAAATTTTTATAGTAATAAAAACGCTTTTTTACTTTAATCTTGCTGATAAACTGTTTTACCACCGATAATTGTGGTTAACACTTTGACATTTTGCATATCGGTTGCCGGAATGGTAAATGGATTGCGATCTAAAATAATCAAATCAGCAAATTTACCTTTTTCAATTGAGCCAATATACTCGTCTTGTTTGAGCACATAAGCGGCACCAATGGTTGCACAGCGTAAAACTTCGGTAGCGGTTAAATTACGGTCACTGTTTAATCGTGGATGCTGTGCATCAATTTGTCGGGTCATGGCTACTTGAAAATCATACCACTCATTTAATGGGTCGATTGGCCAATCGCTACCAAAGGCGCAGTTGACGCCTGCATCAATATATTGCCCGTGGGATTCTAAACCGTTATAGCGCTTTTCGCCAAATAGTGTTTGATATTGTTCAACCATGGCATCGCTACAGCCAGCCCATTGGAATGAAAACACGACACAAGCATTTAATTGCTTATACCTTGCATATTGATGTGCTGCACTGAGTTCATTATGTGCCGTGCTAGGGCGGATATCGGCATCGGGTAATGCTTGGCGCATTTTTTCGATGGCATCAAGCACCACTTCAATGGCGCCTTCGCCAACTGTATGCATATGTGGATGAAAACCGGCACGAGATGACTCTAAAATTAAAGCATTTAGCATCTCAGTTGAGTAGTATAAATCACCATAACGATCTTTTTCATGCTCAAGTTGATAAGGTTGCAACAGTCTTGCTGTCATTAATGGCGCTTGCATTACCCCGTCAACAAACAGTTTAGTATGTGAAATTTTAATACCGGGCTTAGGTTGCCAGTTTTTATCGTCGTAACGGCTGGCAAACTGTTTAACTTTTTCCAGTAAAGCCGGGATAGCTTCGATCGAGGTGACATCATCGGGCGGTAACTCACGTGCGCCAAATAAGCGTATAGTAAGTTGATCTTGCTGTTGTAGCTTTAAAAAGGCATCGGCTTGGGTTTCGGTTATCCGAGCATCCATAACCGCTGTTACGCCTTGTTTGTTTAGTTCCGCTTGTGCTAATTTAGCAATATGTGCGGCTTGTTCTTCGGTCAGTTTCGAAATACTATCAAAAGCACGCATGGCCGGCGCATCTTCTAAAATGCCATTAGGTTCACCGTCATCGGTGCGACCGATTTTACCGTCAGTCGGTTCCGGGGTATTTTTATCGATGCCGAATTTTTCCAAAGCCGTTGTGTTAGCAACCAAAGTATGACAGTCATTAGAAAACAAAATAACCGGGCGCTTGGTATTTAGCTTATCAAGGTCAAAACGAGTGATGTCAGTACCAATCGGCAGGACTTCTTGTCTTAGCCAACCACGAACTTGTAGCCAGTGTGAATCATGATTAGTTTTATCTTTATCTAAATAATCTTGAATAATGGCTAGCGTTTGTTCGACCGTTAAACTTTGATAGTTGAGATTGCAAGATGACAGTTGCATACCACCCCAGAAGGTGTGCAAATGTGAATCAATAATGCCTGGCATCATTGTTTTGCCGTGCAGATCGTAAACTGTAGTATGATTATCTACATAATGACTGTTATTTATCTCTTGCGTGCTACCAGTGGCAATGATATAACCATTTTTAATTGCTATAGCTTCACAGACAGTATCTTGTCTATCTGCGGTATAAATGTAACCATTAATATAAATAACATCGGCTTTAGCCATTATTTGCGATTCCTTAAATGAAGAACAAAGTGAAAGGTGAACGATAGCAGATTTATAAAAAATTTGTCAAATGCAATAATTTTCTTTATTGTGTTTTAAGTTTATGCTACAAATAGGCGAAATAGTTACAGCGTCACAAGGTGAACCTATGAAATATCAGCAATTAGAAAACCTTGAATGTGGTTGGAAGTGGCACTATCTAGTAAAAAGGCATTTAGAAGGCGAAGCTATTACGCGTTATTTAGAAAAAAGCGCTGCAAATCATGCCGTCAATGAATTACTGTTATTAGAGCATAATCCAACACGTGTCGTTGATTGGATAAAAGCGCATTTAAATCCCGATTTAGACAATCGCATGAAGCAAACCATTCGGGCAAGACGTAAACGACATTTTAATGCTGAACAACAAAATACCCGAAAAAAATCAATTGATTTAGAGTTTCTAGTCTGGCAACGATTGGCAAGTTTAGCTAAGCGCCGAGGTTGCACGTTGTCACAAACAATTACACAACTGATTGAAGATGCTGAGCAAAAAGAGCAATACGTCAATAAAGTATCGACAATTAAAGATGATTTACTTTCGCTTCTTCTTAACGAAGTTGAGAGTAAATAACGTAAACAACAGGATAATATAGGTTTAATTATGGGAAAATCCCTTGTTATTGTGGAATCACCAGCCAAAGCAAAAACGATAAATAAATATCTTGGCAAAGATTTCGTGGTTAAATCAAGCGTGGGGCACATTCGAGATCTTCCGGTAAGTGGCAGTAGCCAGCGCACAGAAAAAACCGCCAAAGATAAAACAGAGAAAAAAGTTAAGCGTTCTGAAAAACAGGCGCTAGTAGATCGCATGAGTGTTGATCCTTATAACGGTTGGAAAGCACACTATGAGATCTTACCCGGCAAAGAACGTGTGGTTGCCGAACTTAAAAAATTAGCCAAAGATGCCGATATGATCTATCTGGCAACCGACTTGGATAGAGAAGGGGAAGCCATTGCTTGGCATCTTAAAGATGTGATAGGTGGCGATGATAGCAAATATCGTCGGGTGGTATTTAATGAGATCACCAAAACCGCTATAAAAAATGCCTTTAATCATCCCGCGATGATTGATATGGATCGGGTCAATGCTCAACAAGCACGCCGATTTATGGACCGTGTTGTGGGCTTTATGTTATCACCACTACTTTGGAAAAAAGTCGCAAGGGGGCTATCGGCTGGTCGTGTTCAGTCTGTTGCTGTGCGCCTTGTGGTTGAGCGTGAGCGTGAAATTCATGCATTTATTCCTGAAGAGTATTGGGATCTCTATGCCGACTTAAGTACTGCCAAACAAGAGCCATTAACGCTACAAGTGACGCATTACAAAGATGAAGCATTTGAGCCTAAAGATAAAGTTGCCATTGATATGGCATTAGCTGAGCTTAATAATAGTCAGTATCATGTAACAAATATTGAGCAAAAGCCGACCAAAAGTAATCCAACTGCCCCTTTTATAACCTCGACATTGCAGCAAGCTGCTAGCACCCGTTTAGGTTTTGGCGTTAAAAAGACGATGATGTTGGCACAGCGCCTTTACGAAGCCGGTTATATTACCTATATGCGTACCGATTCGACCAATCTAAGTCAAGATGCGTTAACCATGGTGCGAGATTATATTGGACAGCATTTTGGTGATAAGTACTTACCTAAAACCGCTAATGTTTACACCAGTAAAAAGAACTCGCAAGAAGCCCATGAAGCTATTCGTCCTTCTGATGTTACCATTTTGGCCGACAATATCAGTGATGTTGAAGCAGATGCGTGTAAGTTATATCAATTAATTTGGCGCCAATTTGTGGCGTGTCAAATGACATCAGCCGAATATAATTCGACAACTATTACGGTCAAATCCGGCGATTTTATTTTAAAAGCCAAAGGGCGTACTTTACGATTTGACGGTTGGACAAAAGTACAACCACAGTTGACCAAAAACAGTGAAGATAAAATCTTACCGACCGTTGCGGTTAATGATAAGTTGGATTTAATCAGCCTAAACCCAAATCAGCACTTTACTAAACCGCCAGCACGCTATAACGAGGCGTCATTGGTTAAAGAGCTTGAAAAACGTGAGATTGGCCGTCCGTCGACTTATGCAACGATCATTTCGACTATTCAAGACCGGGGTTATGTTCGTTTAGATAATCGCCGTTTTTACGCTGAAAAGATTGGTGAGATTGTTACTGACCGATTGAATGAAAACTTCAATGATTTAATGAGCTATGATTTTACTGCCCGTATGGAGCATGCGCTCGATGAGATTGCTCACAAAAAACAAGAGTGGCGGGAAGTGCTCGATCAGTTCTTTAGTGATTTTAGTCAGCATTTAGAAGTTGCAGAGCAAGCGCCAGATAAAGGTGGTATGCAACTTAATCCTTTAGTTTTAACACCTGAAATTAAATGCCCAAATTGTGGGCGTGAAATGGGAATTAAAACTGCGGGAACGGGCGTATTTTTAGCCTGTTCGGGTTATGCTTTACCGCCTAAAGAGCGCTGCAAACAAACGATAAACCTGATACCTGAACACGAAACGCTAAACATCTTAGAAGAGGCCGACACGGCTGAAACCGATGCTTTACGTGCACGTAAACGATGCCCAAAATGTCACACTGCAATGGATAGCTACTTACTGGATAATGAGCGTAAATTACATATTTGTGGTAATAACCCAATTTGTGATGGCTCTATTGTTGAAAAAGGAAACTTTAAAGTAAAAAGCTACGAAGGTCCGATTATTGAGTGTGAAAAATGTGGTTCTGAAATGCACTTAAAATCGGGTCGTTTTGGGTTATATATGGGATGTACTAACCCGGATTGTAAAAATACCCGTAAAATATTAAAAAATGGTGATGTGGCACCACCGAAAGAAGATCCTGTTGATTTGCCTGAATTAAAATGCGTTAAGTCAGATGCGCATTTTGTGTTACGTGACGGTGCATCGGGGATCTTTTTAGCTGCCCATAATTTCCCTAAATCCAGAGAAACACGTGCGCCATTGATTGAGGAATTGCAACGATTTAAAGATCGTTTACCGGAAAAGTTTCTCTATCTTACTAAAGCACCAAGTAAAGATCCTGACGGTAACCCTGCTATCGTTCGTTTTAGCCGAAAAAGTAAACAACAATATGTGACTTCTGAAGTTAACGGAAAATCGACCGGCTGGGTAATGCAATATGTTGATGGCAAATGGATTAGCGGTAAAAAATAGCTAAGAGTGCCCGAAACAGTCATTACACTGTTTCGGGTTTTGTCTACGTTTTAGTATAAAAATGCAGTTTAGGTTTGTGCTATAGTGTAAAAGGAATAACTTTATGGTTGTTCTCTTTTTTGCTTGTTTCGAAAAAGAGCAAAGCCGGTAAAGTTAAAGGAGCCTTTATCATGAAATTGCAACAACTACGATATATTGTTGAAGTCGTCAATAATGATCTCAATGTATCGTTAACATCGGAAAAGCTTTATACCTCACAGCCTGGCATTAGCAAGCAGATTAAATTACTTGAAGATGAATTAGGTGTTCAAATCTTTACCCGAGTGGGAAAACACCTTTCAGAAGTCACGCCGGTTGGCGAAAAAATTGTTAGTTTAGCCCGGGAAATCTTAAACAAATCACACGATATAAAAATTATCGCTAAAGAGTTTAGCCAACCAAACCAAGGGACGCTAACAATCACAACCACCTATACTCAAGCCCGTTATACCTTGCCCGTTGTCATTCAACAGTTTATGAAACAATACCCAAGCATTACTTTACACATGGAGCAGGGCTCATCTTCACAATGCTTATTGCAGGCGCAAAGTGGACAAGCCGATTTTGCCATTATTACCGATCTGGCACAGCTTAACGATGATATGATAGCCTTACCTTGCTATCATTGGAATCAAGCGGTAATTGTGATGAAAGATCATCCGCTGGCAAAAAGCAGTTTGATCAGCATTGAAGAGTTATCGAAATACCCGCTGGTCAGTTACGATTTTTCTAACGACGGTTCAGATTTAAATCAAGCTTTTATCAAAGCCAATCAGTTGCCTAATATTGTCTTTAGTACTACCGATGCTGACTTGATTAAAACCTATGTTAAGTTAGGGGTTGGGGTAGGGATAGTGGCGAAAATGGCCGTTAATGAATCAGCCGATAGTGATTTTGTTGTGCTCAATGCCGGGCATATCTTTCCTTATAGCACAACTTATATCGCTTTTGCACGTTCACTATTTTTACGTAATTATATGTATGAGTTTATCAGTCAATTTTCGCCGCATTTAAATAAACAGACGGTTGATAAGTTGATTTTGTGTGAAAATAATGTTCAAGTTCAGGCAATGTTTAATGGGGTAAAACTGCCGATCCGTTAAATGATTTGCCCAGTGAGGTTTGTAAAAAATCAAAGTGCGAAACGGATCACACTTTGATTAAGTAAAACTATTTGTGTCTTGCTTTTAATATCTCAATCACATCTTGTAAAGATAGATTCTGATCTTGCAATAACACCAACAGATGATAAATTAGATCGGCAGATTCATTTTTAAGTTCAAAAGTATCACGTACCGTTGCGGCAAGAGCTGTTTCAACCCCTTCTTCTCCCACTTTCTGCGCAATACGCTTCGTACCGTCATGATAGAGTTTAGCGGTGTAAGATGACTTAGGATCGGCATTTTTGCGCGAAGCAATCAGCTGTTCGAGCTGATATAAAAATCCCCACTGTGTTTGTGCGTTGGCAAAGCAACTATTTGAGCCGGTATGGCAAGTTGCGCCAACCGGATCGACTAAAATAAGCAAAGTGTCGTTATCACAATCGGTTGAAATGCTGACCACATTTAAAAAATTCCCTGATGTTTCGCCTTTTGTCCATAAACGGGCTTTAGTGCGTGAATAAAAGGTGACTTTACCACTAGCGAGCGTTTGGCTAAGTGCTGATTGATTCATGTAACCAAGCATCAATACATCGCCTGAAACATAGTGTTGAATAATAACCGGCATTAAATTGTCAACTTTTTGCCAATCAAGCTGATTTGGATCAAATGGGTCATTAGAATTTGAAACTAGCATAATCGTATCTCTACTCCGTGGTTAGCTAAATATTGTTTAAGTTCGCCAATATTAATAATTTGTTTATGAAAGACTGAAGCGGCTAATGCACCGTCGACATGAGCGTCTTTAAATGCTTCTAAAAAATGTTTCATCTCACCTGCACCGCCGGAGGCAATCAGCGGCACGTGGCACACTTCACGCATGGTTTTTAATTGCTCAAGATCATAACCATGACGAACGCCGTCTTGATTCATCATATTAAGAACAATTTCACCGGCGCCGCGCTGTTGTACCTCTTGCAGCCAGTCAATAGTATTCCACTTAGTTGCCACAGTGCGTTTTTCATCGCCGGTAAATTGATAAACGTGATAGTTATTCGTCTGTTTGTCATACCAAGTATCGATGCCCACAACAATACATTGCACACCATAACAATCTGCCAACTGAGTGATTAATTTGGGGTTTGCTAATGCCGGCGAGTTGATTGAAATTTTATCTGCGCCATAAGCCAAAATCTGCCCGGCATCTTCAACTGTTTTTATGCCGCCGGCGACACAAAAGGGGATATCAATCACTTCGGCAACTTTGGCAACCCAGCTTTTATCTACTACCCGGCCGTCTGATGACGCAGTAATATCATAAAAAACCAGTTCGTCAGCACCTTCTTGAGCATATCTTTTTGCCAGTGGTACGATATCACCAATAATCTCATGATTGCGAAACTGTACGCCTTTAACCACTTGCCCGTTACGCACATCTAAACAAGGGATTATCCTTTTTGCCAGCATGAAATTGCCTCCTGAACTGTAAATTTACCTTCGAGCAATGCTCGACCTACAATGACCCCTGCAACACCACTGTCTTTTAAAGCTTGCACATCGGCTAATTGACCGATGCCTCCGGAAGCTTGAAAAGCAATTTGAGGGTATTGTTGGCTGATTTGTTGATATAATTCAATATTGCTCCCGCTGAGTGTACCGTCTTTAGAGATATCGGTACATAGTACATGTTTAAGACCAAAAGGGAGATAATCTTCAATCACTTGCTCAAGCGTCTTTTTAGAATCCTCTTGCCAGCCGTGAATAGCAACATATTTATTGCCTTGTTGGTCAATGCGGACATCTAATGCCAAAACTAACGCATCGGCGCCATAAGTTTTAAACCACTGCTTAACCAATGAAGGCTCTTTAATTGCCGTTGAGCCAATGACAACCCGACTAGCACCGGCGGCAAGTAGGGCTTTAACATCGTCTTCATGACGAATTCCACCACCAATTTGTACCGGTACTTGTACACCATTAATCAGCGTTTTTATTAGTGATATTTGGCGGGCTTTAGGATCTTTGGCACCGGTTAAATCAACCAGATGCAATAGCTTTGCGCCTTCATTGGCATAGGCTTGCAAGCGAGTTAATGGATCGTTACCATAATCGCGTTTTTTTTCATAGTCGCCTTGATGCAAGCGAACAACTGAGCCGTCAATTAAATCGAGCGCAGGAATGATAATTGGGTTAGCCGTCATTGTTACATCTCCAAAAAGTTTTTCAGCAATTTTGCACCGGCCGAGCCAGAACGCTCGGGATGAAACTGAACACCGTAAAAGTTGTCTTTTTGTACGGCAGCTGTAAAGCTTTCGCCGTAATTGGTTTCTGCGATAGTTGATGAGCATAATGGTAAGGCGTATCCATGTACGAAGTAAAAATAAGCACCATCAGGAATATCTCTAAATAGATGATGACCGGCTTTAGGGTATACTTGATTCCACCCCATATGAGGTAGCGGTAATCCGGTATCCGGAATTTTCGCTACTTTTTCATCAATAATACCTAACGTGTGAACATGTCCTTCACTACTATACTCAGCTAACAGTTGCATGCCAAGACAGATACCAAGCACTGGCTGAGTACAGACTTTAATAAGGTCGATTAAATTGCGTTGTTTTAATTTTTCCATTGCCGCCGAAGCTGAGCCAACGCCCGGTAAAAACAGCTTATCAGCGTTGATAACGACATCGGGGTCAAGGCTAATAATGGGTTGATAGCCAAGCCTTTCAATCGCATATTTTACTGAGGCCAGATTGGCACAACCCGTATCTAAAATGACGATATTCATTACAAAACTCCTTTTGAACTAGGTAGTCTATCACCTTCGATTTTAATTGCTTGTTTAAGCGTTCTGGCAAAGGCTTTAAATAGGCTTTCAATTTTGTGATGATCATTATCGCCTTGCGTTTCAATATGGAGCGTAATACCCATTGCATAACTGATTGAGTAAAAAAAGTGTTCAACCATTTGCGTGCTCATATCGCCCACTTTTTGATGGGTAAACTGCGCTTTAAAGACCAGATAAGGACGGCCAGATATATCCATTGCACATGTAGCTAAACACTCATCCATAGGGATGACAGAAGCATAACGTGTAATGCCTCGTTTATCACCTAGCGCCAATTTTAAGGCTTCACCTAAAGCTAAACCGGTATCTTCAATCGTGTGATGATCATCAACATGTAAATCACCTTCAACTTGAATATTGAGTTTAATACCACCGTGTGTCGCAATTTGGTCAAGCATATGGTCAAAAAAGCCAATACCGGTATTGATTTGGCTACCACCTTGCCGGTCTAGCCAAACTTCAACAAGTATTTTGGTTTCTTTAGTATTACGTTGCACTTTTGCATAGCGATCAGCGGTGGTTAATCGTTGGGCTATTTCATTCCAGTTAAGGGTAATTGGGTCATAACGTAATCCGTTGATCTGCATATTTTCAGCAAGTTGAATATCTGTGACCCTGTCACCAATTACATAACTTTTTGCTTTGTCGAGCTTTCCACTGGTTAAGTAAGGTAAGACTAATTCAATCTTAGGTTTTCGACATTGGCAATTATCTTGCGGAAAGTGTGGGCAGATTAACACTTCTTCAAAATTCACCCCTTGAGATGCAAAAATTTGCATCATCAAATTGTGTGGACCGTCAAAACTCGCTTGCGGGTAACTGTCAGTACCCAGACCGTCTTGGTTGGTCACCATGACCAACTTATAACCCGCTGCTTGTAATTTAAGTAGTGCCGGAATGACATTCGGTTCAAATGCTAGTTTTTCGAAACTATCAACTTGAAAATCAATTGGCGGTTCAGTAATTAAGGTTCCGTCACGATCGATAAATAAATATTTTTGTAACATGATTGCTCCTAGTTTATCGCTTTAAGTGCAGTGATCACCGCTTCACATTCGCTTTGAGTACCAATAGAGATGCGAATCATATTTTTTTGTCCGGTGGATTTACTTTGATCACGCAGAATAATGCCTTGATCCCATAAGGTTTTAAATACGTCTTTACCTTCTTGAAATTTAACACATAAATAGTTAGACCAGCTAGGGTAAACTTTTTCAACTATTGATAATTTATTGAGCGCCTCGATAAATGTCTGTTTTTGGTTATTAAGCTTTTCGACATTTTGTCTCATCGTCTCAATCCCTTCTTTACTCAGTGCTTGACTGGCAATATCAGCGACCGGCGTGGCTAATGGATAAGGCGCAATCACCTTTTGTAAGGCGTCGATCACCGGTTTGTTAGCAATAGCAAAGCCACAGCGCAATCCAGCTAAAGCAAAGGCTTTGGATAATGTTCGTAAAATCACGAGGTTTGGGTGCTCGTTGAGCCAACTCACCACAGATGATTGAGGAGTAAACTCAATATAGGCTTCATCAATCACCACTAAAGCACGATCATTTGCCAGCTTGAGCAAGCTTTTAATATCTTCCGGTTTTATCAAGTTACCGGTTGGATTATTTGGCGAACAAACGTAAATTAATTTAACGGTATCAAGATTTTGCGCAATGGCTT
It encodes the following:
- a CDS encoding PTS fructose transporter subunit IIC produces the protein MNKASVKSKKIVAICACTAGMAHTYIAKGKIENEAKKRGWDCKVETQGAAGIDNALTEQDLKSADVILLATDISIENADRLEPFNNIIKVSTGEAVKNTVNIFDNADKIATHVVKDSIGKEIFRALNTGISKFLPVIIASGILFSIVLMTGEVTNDTILPRNQFFADLQQVAFYGFAMMVPVLAAYMAYSIGGNAALAPAFIMGYVVNNPIGVNQVSTGFIGAMIFGILIGYFVKWFKKVKVHPVIASVMPVMIIPTVTLLVMAPIYIYGLSYPLDWFVKAMVETLKGMSEVNAAFLGIGIGILAALDMGGPCSKAATAFTLAAMAEGVYGPNGVFRMCCAIPPLGLALSSLIVSRAKYTKEEKEFGITAFFLSLAGITEGAIPFAAKDPKRVIIAIVVGTAIAGMLGMINGIDSLVAFGGLVALGGVTKGAVWYVIDMFIGAFIIAAILHFTRKNADQTEEVIEDQ
- a CDS encoding amidohydrolase; its protein translation is MAKADVIYINGYIYTADRQDTVCEAIAIKNGYIIATGSTQEINNSHYVDNHTTVYDLHGKTMMPGIIDSHLHTFWGGMQLSSCNLNYQSLTVEQTLAIIQDYLDKDKTNHDSHWLQVRGWLRQEVLPIGTDITRFDLDKLNTKRPVILFSNDCHTLVANTTALEKFGIDKNTPEPTDGKIGRTDDGEPNGILEDAPAMRAFDSISKLTEEQAAHIAKLAQAELNKQGVTAVMDARITETQADAFLKLQQQDQLTIRLFGARELPPDDVTSIEAIPALLEKVKQFASRYDDKNWQPKPGIKISHTKLFVDGVMQAPLMTARLLQPYQLEHEKDRYGDLYYSTEMLNALILESSRAGFHPHMHTVGEGAIEVVLDAIEKMRQALPDADIRPSTAHNELSAAHQYARYKQLNACVVFSFQWAGCSDAMVEQYQTLFGEKRYNGLESHGQYIDAGVNCAFGSDWPIDPLNEWYDFQVAMTRQIDAQHPRLNSDRNLTATEVLRCATIGAAYVLKQDEYIGSIEKGKFADLIILDRNPFTIPATDMQNVKVLTTIIGGKTVYQQD
- the matP gene encoding macrodomain Ter protein MatP, translated to MKYQQLENLECGWKWHYLVKRHLEGEAITRYLEKSAANHAVNELLLLEHNPTRVVDWIKAHLNPDLDNRMKQTIRARRKRHFNAEQQNTRKKSIDLEFLVWQRLASLAKRRGCTLSQTITQLIEDAEQKEQYVNKVSTIKDDLLSLLLNEVESK
- the topA gene encoding type I DNA topoisomerase; its protein translation is MGKSLVIVESPAKAKTINKYLGKDFVVKSSVGHIRDLPVSGSSQRTEKTAKDKTEKKVKRSEKQALVDRMSVDPYNGWKAHYEILPGKERVVAELKKLAKDADMIYLATDLDREGEAIAWHLKDVIGGDDSKYRRVVFNEITKTAIKNAFNHPAMIDMDRVNAQQARRFMDRVVGFMLSPLLWKKVARGLSAGRVQSVAVRLVVEREREIHAFIPEEYWDLYADLSTAKQEPLTLQVTHYKDEAFEPKDKVAIDMALAELNNSQYHVTNIEQKPTKSNPTAPFITSTLQQAASTRLGFGVKKTMMLAQRLYEAGYITYMRTDSTNLSQDALTMVRDYIGQHFGDKYLPKTANVYTSKKNSQEAHEAIRPSDVTILADNISDVEADACKLYQLIWRQFVACQMTSAEYNSTTITVKSGDFILKAKGRTLRFDGWTKVQPQLTKNSEDKILPTVAVNDKLDLISLNPNQHFTKPPARYNEASLVKELEKREIGRPSTYATIISTIQDRGYVRLDNRRFYAEKIGEIVTDRLNENFNDLMSYDFTARMEHALDEIAHKKQEWREVLDQFFSDFSQHLEVAEQAPDKGGMQLNPLVLTPEIKCPNCGREMGIKTAGTGVFLACSGYALPPKERCKQTINLIPEHETLNILEEADTAETDALRARKRCPKCHTAMDSYLLDNERKLHICGNNPICDGSIVEKGNFKVKSYEGPIIECEKCGSEMHLKSGRFGLYMGCTNPDCKNTRKILKNGDVAPPKEDPVDLPELKCVKSDAHFVLRDGASGIFLAAHNFPKSRETRAPLIEELQRFKDRLPEKFLYLTKAPSKDPDGNPAIVRFSRKSKQQYVTSEVNGKSTGWVMQYVDGKWISGKK
- the cysB gene encoding HTH-type transcriptional regulator CysB, producing the protein MKLQQLRYIVEVVNNDLNVSLTSEKLYTSQPGISKQIKLLEDELGVQIFTRVGKHLSEVTPVGEKIVSLAREILNKSHDIKIIAKEFSQPNQGTLTITTTYTQARYTLPVVIQQFMKQYPSITLHMEQGSSSQCLLQAQSGQADFAIITDLAQLNDDMIALPCYHWNQAVIVMKDHPLAKSSLISIEELSKYPLVSYDFSNDGSDLNQAFIKANQLPNIVFSTTDADLIKTYVKLGVGVGIVAKMAVNESADSDFVVLNAGHIFPYSTTYIAFARSLFLRNYMYEFISQFSPHLNKQTVDKLILCENNVQVQAMFNGVKLPIR
- the hisIE gene encoding bifunctional phosphoribosyl-AMP cyclohydrolase/phosphoribosyl-ATP diphosphatase HisIE — its product is MLVSNSNDPFDPNQLDWQKVDNLMPVIIQHYVSGDVLMLGYMNQSALSQTLASGKVTFYSRTKARLWTKGETSGNFLNVVSISTDCDNDTLLILVDPVGATCHTGSNSCFANAQTQWGFLYQLEQLIASRKNADPKSSYTAKLYHDGTKRIAQKVGEEGVETALAATVRDTFELKNESADLIYHLLVLLQDQNLSLQDVIEILKARHK
- the hisF gene encoding imidazole glycerol phosphate synthase subunit HisF, whose product is MLAKRIIPCLDVRNGQVVKGVQFRNHEIIGDIVPLAKRYAQEGADELVFYDITASSDGRVVDKSWVAKVAEVIDIPFCVAGGIKTVEDAGQILAYGADKISINSPALANPKLITQLADCYGVQCIVVGIDTWYDKQTNNYHVYQFTGDEKRTVATKWNTIDWLQEVQQRGAGEIVLNMMNQDGVRHGYDLEQLKTMREVCHVPLIASGGAGEMKHFLEAFKDAHVDGALAASVFHKQIINIGELKQYLANHGVEIRLC
- the hisA gene encoding 1-(5-phosphoribosyl)-5-[(5-phosphoribosylamino)methylideneamino]imidazole-4-carboxamide isomerase, encoding MIIPALDLIDGSVVRLHQGDYEKKRDYGNDPLTRLQAYANEGAKLLHLVDLTGAKDPKARQISLIKTLINGVQVPVQIGGGIRHEDDVKALLAAGASRVVIGSTAIKEPSLVKQWFKTYGADALVLALDVRIDQQGNKYVAIHGWQEDSKKTLEQVIEDYLPFGLKHVLCTDISKDGTLSGSNIELYQQISQQYPQIAFQASGGIGQLADVQALKDSGVAGVIVGRALLEGKFTVQEAISCWQKG